The following proteins are co-located in the Maridesulfovibrio sp. genome:
- the plsY gene encoding glycerol-3-phosphate 1-O-acyltransferase PlsY, whose translation MLWIFWLVFAYFLGSIPFGLFIGKICCNCDIRTEGSKSTGATNVARLCGFKYGVAALILDVAKGFVPVLMAYQYSHNWIFISLVAAAAVIGHVFSIFMDMKGGKAVATTIGVFLAVAPVATLYSIVFLLAVIALSGFVSMGSLTFAVALPFFTLVTGSIGMVPLACGMTVLLFWTHRENIRRLAKGQENSWKKKK comes from the coding sequence ATGCTCTGGATATTCTGGCTTGTTTTCGCCTATTTTCTGGGATCAATTCCCTTCGGACTTTTCATCGGTAAAATTTGCTGCAACTGCGACATCCGCACCGAAGGCAGCAAAAGCACCGGAGCTACAAATGTTGCCCGCCTCTGTGGATTCAAGTACGGCGTGGCTGCACTTATTCTTGATGTTGCCAAGGGCTTTGTCCCCGTACTCATGGCCTATCAGTACAGCCACAACTGGATTTTCATCTCTCTGGTAGCTGCCGCTGCCGTAATCGGACATGTATTCTCCATCTTCATGGACATGAAAGGCGGCAAGGCTGTTGCCACTACTATCGGAGTATTTCTGGCTGTGGCTCCGGTTGCAACACTTTATTCAATCGTCTTCCTGCTGGCAGTGATCGCTCTTTCCGGATTTGTATCCATGGGATCACTTACTTTTGCAGTAGCCCTTCCATTCTTTACTCTGGTAACCGGTTCCATAGGTATGGTTCCGCTTGCTTGCGGTATGACAGTGCTCCTATTCTGGACTCACCGTGAAAACATCAGACGTCTTGCTAAAGGCCAAGAGAATTCGTGGAAAAAGAAAAAATAG
- a CDS encoding DUF3369 domain-containing protein, translating to MVDGSGPFDNDELLFADETPEEVSGVKGKSWKVLIVDDEDDVHSTTRLVLDDFSFEGAGLDFLSAYTAEDAVSVLKEHPDVAVILLDVVMETNHAGLELVKTIREEMKNTMVRIILRTGQPGQAPERQVIVEYDINDYKHKAELTAQRLFTSVFSALRSYRDLQVIEQNRKGLKHIIEASGSLFKQQSVGRLAQGVLTQVISLIGLRDSVYVEGNGVAVSSPNKGNMRIIASTGKYSVCNSSVEECSVISERTKEQLELVRERGCGCFADNDYIGYLPTHQKGSHMLYVENCGSEFSEQDEDLLKIFSDNVGVAFDNIYLNQEILDTQKEIVRMLGEVVEFRSKETAFHVIRVSEIARILGMAVGLDPMQVDELYYASPMHDVGKIGIPDSILLKPGKLTPDEMKIMRSHTEIGYNILRASNRKLLKAAATIAHEHHEYWDGSGYPQGLKGDEISIAGRIICITDVFDALCSDRIYKQSWEVERALEFLKSHRETMFDPGLVDIFFKNLDKIMEIREKYKDDF from the coding sequence ATGGTAGATGGTTCTGGTCCCTTTGATAATGATGAGCTTCTCTTTGCTGATGAGACTCCTGAAGAAGTAAGCGGAGTGAAAGGAAAGAGCTGGAAGGTTCTTATTGTTGATGACGAAGATGATGTTCACAGCACAACTCGCCTTGTTCTTGATGATTTTTCCTTTGAAGGAGCAGGACTTGATTTTCTGAGTGCGTATACTGCTGAGGATGCAGTTTCCGTGTTGAAGGAGCATCCTGATGTGGCGGTGATTCTTCTTGACGTGGTTATGGAAACTAATCATGCCGGATTGGAATTGGTTAAGACCATCCGTGAAGAAATGAAGAATACCATGGTCCGCATTATTCTGCGTACCGGACAGCCTGGGCAGGCACCGGAACGTCAGGTTATTGTTGAATATGATATTAACGACTACAAACATAAGGCCGAACTTACCGCCCAGCGTTTATTCACATCAGTTTTTTCTGCTCTTCGTTCTTACAGGGATCTTCAGGTTATTGAACAGAACCGCAAGGGCTTAAAACATATCATTGAAGCTTCCGGAAGTCTCTTCAAGCAACAGTCAGTTGGACGTCTTGCGCAAGGTGTGCTGACTCAGGTCATCTCGTTAATCGGTTTAAGGGATTCTGTTTATGTTGAAGGGAACGGTGTAGCAGTTTCCAGTCCTAATAAAGGGAATATGAGGATCATTGCCTCAACAGGAAAATATTCTGTCTGCAATTCTTCCGTTGAAGAGTGCAGCGTTATTTCAGAGCGGACCAAAGAACAGCTGGAGCTGGTCCGCGAAAGAGGGTGTGGTTGTTTCGCAGACAATGACTATATCGGTTATCTGCCTACCCATCAGAAAGGTTCGCACATGCTCTATGTGGAAAATTGCGGTAGTGAATTTAGTGAGCAGGATGAGGATTTGCTCAAAATTTTTTCGGATAACGTGGGTGTGGCCTTTGATAACATTTATTTGAATCAGGAGATTTTGGATACTCAAAAGGAAATTGTAAGAATGCTGGGCGAGGTTGTGGAATTCCGTTCCAAGGAAACAGCTTTCCATGTCATTCGTGTGTCCGAAATAGCCCGAATTCTGGGTATGGCGGTAGGCCTTGATCCAATGCAGGTAGATGAACTTTACTATGCATCTCCCATGCATGATGTAGGAAAGATCGGCATACCTGATTCAATTCTGCTTAAGCCCGGAAAACTTACCCCCGATGAAATGAAGATTATGCGCAGTCATACCGAAATCGGCTACAATATCCTTCGGGCCAGTAATCGGAAATTACTGAAGGCTGCAGCAACTATTGCACATGAACATCACGAATACTGGGACGGTTCCGGTTACCCTCAGGGCTTAAAGGGGGATGAAATTAGTATTGCCGGACGAATTATCTGCATTACTGATGTATTTGATGCTTTATGCAGTGACCGCATATACAAGCAGTCATGGGAAGTAGAACGGGCTTTGGAATTTCTCAAATCCCATAGGGAAACGATGTTTGATCCCGGATTGGTGGATATTTTCTTTAAGAATCTTGATAAGATTATGGAGATCAGGGAAAAGTATAAAGACGATTTTTAA
- a CDS encoding ribonuclease catalytic domain-containing protein: protein MSLFKEGRYVAPGNIVEFMHGNQPQLAFVMEEQSGKLKLYTINKRETKMPAARVLPWVGPQYSASASRQEMLDYMVAHQEKRGELQAGLDTMEIWDLAQGEVEKAPLNWFAGLLWEEPDPDQISALGRAMIAAKTHFKFQPPEFIIYTKEKVELRLQMQAEEKAHEEIMSVGQDLFKKIWTARECGGKIRPDQIPYMSEEIEEGLRSFLMDRISGMNEDKSNKMWSALRKGLPDHPHLPLLLAQGWGIVYPHHNYLLDEAEYSFDDSWSVAHKDEVDRLVKAVETKAGDPCPLPMRSIDSATTKDIDDAFNLKKREDGGYTLTIALARPCMDWDFGSELDHAVMNRGTSVYLPEGTSHMMPEALGIGAFSLFAGEVRPALINTFELDEHGILQSVTPHISWVKITDNSTYLAVEQMLEEGSDDEMALAFELSEKLLQDRIKHGAIVIRRPEPELSLEGWPQQPKVLMSAKEKTTRADQIISEFMILANSGLGKFAEENDFPLLYRTQDIALPSDLSGIITEPHEIYMRVRQMVPPQMDTAPKKHATLAVSGYSPITSPLRRYADFINMAQLCHYLVEGQPKWDADELKSLAEILQLRLQSITKIQRFRPRYWKLLYLAQNRKGWHHAVVVDDNGPLATLAMPEIQINVRVPRPMLGDKLYPGQGFQIRFNKIDPLTNELRVVEAMEE from the coding sequence ATGTCCCTATTCAAGGAAGGACGTTACGTAGCGCCCGGAAATATTGTAGAATTCATGCATGGCAACCAGCCTCAACTGGCATTTGTCATGGAAGAGCAATCCGGAAAACTCAAGCTCTACACCATAAACAAACGCGAAACCAAGATGCCCGCAGCACGGGTACTTCCTTGGGTAGGACCGCAATATTCCGCTTCAGCCTCCCGGCAGGAAATGCTCGACTACATGGTCGCCCATCAGGAAAAACGAGGCGAACTTCAAGCCGGGCTTGATACCATGGAAATCTGGGATCTGGCTCAGGGTGAAGTGGAAAAAGCTCCTCTGAACTGGTTTGCAGGGCTCCTCTGGGAAGAACCGGATCCCGATCAGATCTCCGCCCTCGGCAGGGCCATGATCGCAGCTAAAACCCATTTTAAATTTCAGCCGCCTGAATTTATCATCTATACTAAAGAAAAGGTCGAACTCCGCCTTCAAATGCAGGCAGAGGAAAAAGCTCACGAAGAAATCATGAGTGTCGGACAGGATCTCTTCAAGAAGATATGGACCGCCCGAGAATGCGGCGGAAAAATCAGGCCGGACCAGATTCCCTATATGTCCGAGGAGATAGAAGAAGGTCTGAGATCCTTTCTTATGGACAGGATTTCCGGTATGAACGAGGACAAATCCAACAAGATGTGGTCTGCCCTGCGCAAGGGACTGCCCGACCATCCCCACTTGCCGCTTTTACTGGCCCAAGGCTGGGGAATAGTCTATCCGCACCACAACTACCTGCTGGATGAAGCGGAATACTCTTTTGATGACAGCTGGTCTGTTGCTCATAAGGACGAAGTGGACAGGCTGGTCAAAGCTGTGGAAACAAAAGCAGGGGATCCCTGCCCTCTGCCCATGCGCAGCATCGATTCGGCAACCACCAAAGATATTGATGACGCCTTCAATCTCAAAAAACGTGAAGACGGCGGCTACACATTAACCATAGCCCTCGCACGGCCCTGCATGGATTGGGACTTCGGTTCTGAATTGGACCATGCGGTCATGAACCGCGGAACCAGCGTATACCTGCCCGAAGGCACCAGCCATATGATGCCCGAAGCTCTAGGCATAGGTGCGTTCAGCCTTTTTGCAGGTGAAGTCCGGCCGGCACTGATCAACACTTTTGAGCTTGATGAACATGGAATCCTGCAATCGGTTACACCCCACATCAGCTGGGTAAAAATCACCGATAACTCCACCTATCTTGCAGTGGAGCAAATGCTTGAAGAAGGCAGCGATGACGAAATGGCTCTCGCTTTTGAGCTTTCCGAAAAACTGTTGCAGGACCGCATAAAGCACGGGGCAATTGTCATCCGCAGACCCGAACCGGAACTTTCCCTTGAAGGATGGCCGCAGCAACCCAAGGTTCTCATGTCTGCCAAGGAAAAGACGACCCGTGCGGACCAGATCATCAGTGAATTTATGATCCTCGCCAACTCAGGTCTTGGCAAATTCGCCGAAGAAAATGATTTTCCCCTGCTTTACCGTACGCAGGATATTGCCCTGCCTTCCGACCTGAGCGGAATCATCACTGAACCTCACGAAATATACATGCGTGTGCGCCAGATGGTCCCTCCGCAGATGGATACAGCTCCCAAAAAACACGCAACACTGGCGGTAAGCGGGTATAGCCCCATTACGTCCCCCCTGCGCAGATACGCAGACTTCATCAACATGGCCCAACTTTGCCACTACCTTGTTGAAGGCCAGCCTAAATGGGATGCTGACGAACTGAAATCACTTGCAGAGATTCTTCAGCTTCGTCTGCAATCGATCACAAAAATCCAACGATTCAGACCACGTTACTGGAAACTGCTCTATCTGGCACAGAACAGAAAAGGTTGGCACCATGCAGTTGTTGTAGACGACAACGGCCCCCTTGCCACGCTGGCCATGCCTGAAATCCAGATCAATGTCAGGGTTCCCAGACCGATGCTTGGAGATAAACTGTATCCCGGACAAGGGTTCCAGATACGCTTCAACAAAATAGACCCGCTGACTAACGAACTGCGCGTTGTTGAAGCCATGGAAGAATAG